One segment of Candidatus Taylorbacteria bacterium DNA contains the following:
- a CDS encoding sigma factor-like helix-turn-helix DNA-binding protein, which translates to MEIIKFKPKQVTKRLLSVLPDRAQEVIISRYGLGKDSKRMTLEAIGKKYGITRERVRQIENYALANIRKSDAYGKEKAAFSELETLLDSLGGIVVEDNLLNHISKDKGTHNHLNLLLVLGDQFKKRKEDDHFKHRWHANHELAEQVEESIRKLYKNISTNDILSEAEVIGAFLEQCKEVSEKYKNEEIVRRWLQISKKIVKNPLGEWGSSESPNIRTKGMRDYAFLVIRKHGSPIHFTQVAKNIQKLFNKKAHVATTHNELIKDPRFVLVGRGLYALAEWGYISGVVKDVIKKIIEKHGPLNKGEIIEKVMKERYVKENTIMVNLQNPKYFKKEISGKYTVVV; encoded by the coding sequence ATGGAAATCATTAAATTCAAACCAAAACAGGTTACCAAGCGCCTTCTTTCGGTGTTGCCGGATAGAGCTCAAGAAGTCATCATTTCAAGATATGGTCTTGGAAAGGACTCAAAAAGGATGACACTCGAGGCTATCGGAAAAAAGTATGGTATCACGCGAGAGCGTGTTCGCCAGATCGAAAACTACGCGCTCGCCAATATAAGAAAATCCGACGCTTACGGGAAGGAAAAAGCGGCTTTTTCCGAACTCGAAACTCTCCTCGACTCTCTCGGGGGCATTGTCGTTGAAGATAATCTTTTAAATCACATTTCTAAAGACAAGGGAACGCATAATCATCTGAACCTTTTATTGGTTCTGGGTGATCAATTTAAAAAAAGAAAAGAAGATGATCACTTCAAGCATCGATGGCACGCAAATCATGAGCTTGCCGAGCAGGTAGAGGAGTCGATTCGAAAATTATATAAAAATATTTCCACCAACGATATTCTTTCCGAGGCGGAAGTCATCGGCGCATTTCTCGAGCAGTGCAAAGAGGTGTCGGAAAAATATAAAAATGAAGAAATCGTGAGGAGATGGCTCCAGATTTCGAAAAAAATCGTCAAGAATCCTTTGGGCGAGTGGGGCTCTTCCGAATCTCCGAATATTCGGACCAAGGGCATGAGGGACTACGCTTTTCTTGTCATAAGAAAGCACGGCTCCCCTATCCATTTCACTCAAGTTGCGAAAAACATCCAGAAGCTTTTCAATAAGAAAGCTCACGTGGCGACCACTCACAACGAGCTCATCAAGGACCCGCGATTTGTCCTTGTAGGGAGAGGTCTCTACGCGCTCGCCGAGTGGGGCTATATAAGCGGAGTAGTGAAAGATGTCATCAAAAAAATTATTGAAAAACACGGTCCTCTTAACAAAGGGGAAATCATCGAGAAGGTCATGAAAGAAAGATATGTCAAAGAAAATACCATCATGGTCAATCTCCAAAATCCAAAATACTTTAAAAAGGAAATTAGCGGAAAGTATACTGTGGTGGTATAA
- the leuS gene encoding leucine--tRNA ligase gives MEKYDHRDIEKKWRKKWEKSALYKTKEPALNLRKSASKPKCYVLDMFPYLSGEGLHVGHPKGYIATDIYSRFKKMRGFNVLHPMGFDAFGLPAENYAIKNKVHPKVAMEKNIKRFKEQLSILGFNYDWDREINTSDPKYYKWTQWIFLKFLEKGLAYESWEPINWCPKDKTGLANEDVEDGKCERCGTPVIKKPMRQWVLKITDYAEKMLDGLKDLNWPESIKESQRNWIGKSEGVNFKCSIKDLNIEVQMYNSVPQSYHAETFTAIAPEHPLVYELVKGTPQEKDVLEFVERIKAKKAGNKFNIDEDLEGIFIGRFIENFADTGRDLPIWVASYVLYDYGTGIVNCSAHDVRDFAFAKKYNLPLRPVTFPLDPIEREKVKKLEYCYARDPQGVLEEPKKFRGRKWGEAREDIINHIIKGGYGVRKINYKLKDWVFSRQRYWGEPIPVIHCEKCGVVPVPEKDLPVELPKVKFYEPTDTGESPLANIEKWVNVKCPKCKGPAKRETNTMPQWAGSSWYYLRYEDPKNKKVFVDKEKEKYWSPVDFYVGGAEHATRHLIYARFWHKFLFDLGLVNYPEPFSRLQNVGLIGGADGRKMSKRFGNVVNPDKMVELYGADTFRMYEMFMGPFADSIPWSTEGMIGPRRFLEKVWRLREKIQDSGFKIQEKMKLKGDEKLKSEVLQLTTTLHRTIKKVGEDIENFKFNTAISTLMILANEMEKEETISKEDYEKFLIILAPFAPHITEEIWESLGHRESIHNTDWPVFDEKAMVSETKIIMIQVDGKVRASLTITGEMSEKKIEEMALGAKNVEKWISGKKIKKVIVVKDKIVSIVTEEQL, from the coding sequence ATGGAAAAATATGACCATCGAGATATAGAAAAAAAGTGGCGAAAAAAATGGGAGAAATCAGCTCTCTACAAAACCAAAGAACCCGCCTTAAATCTGCGAAAGTCTGCTTCTAAACCCAAGTGCTATGTGTTGGATATGTTTCCGTATCTTTCTGGGGAAGGACTTCATGTAGGGCACCCCAAGGGATATATTGCGACGGATATCTATTCTCGATTCAAAAAAATGCGGGGCTTCAATGTTCTTCACCCTATGGGTTTTGATGCCTTTGGGCTTCCGGCAGAAAACTACGCGATAAAAAACAAAGTTCATCCTAAGGTTGCGATGGAGAAAAATATAAAACGATTCAAAGAGCAACTTTCGATTTTAGGATTTAATTACGATTGGGATAGAGAAATCAATACTTCAGACCCGAAATATTACAAATGGACGCAGTGGATTTTTTTGAAATTTTTGGAGAAAGGCCTCGCCTATGAATCTTGGGAACCTATCAACTGGTGTCCGAAGGATAAAACAGGCCTCGCGAACGAGGACGTCGAAGATGGTAAATGCGAGCGATGCGGAACTCCTGTAATAAAAAAGCCCATGCGCCAGTGGGTTTTGAAGATCACCGATTATGCGGAGAAAATGTTAGATGGACTTAAAGATTTAAATTGGCCCGAGTCCATAAAAGAAAGCCAGAGAAACTGGATAGGGAAGTCGGAAGGAGTGAATTTTAAGTGTTCCATAAAGGATCTCAACATCGAAGTTCAAATGTATAATTCGGTGCCCCAAAGTTATCATGCAGAGACCTTCACCGCCATCGCGCCGGAGCATCCTCTAGTGTACGAATTGGTCAAAGGAACACCGCAGGAAAAGGACGTTTTAGAATTTGTCGAAAGAATCAAGGCGAAAAAAGCTGGAAACAAATTTAATATCGATGAAGATTTGGAAGGAATATTTATCGGACGGTTTATTGAGAACTTCGCTGACACCGGACGGGATTTACCTATCTGGGTCGCTTCATATGTTTTGTACGATTACGGAACGGGGATAGTAAACTGTAGCGCCCACGATGTCCGCGATTTTGCTTTTGCAAAAAAATACAATTTGCCTCTGCGTCCCGTGACATTTCCGTTGGATCCAATTGAGCGCGAAAAGGTAAAAAAATTGGAATATTGTTACGCTCGTGACCCGCAGGGAGTTTTGGAGGAACCAAAAAAATTTCGTGGACGAAAGTGGGGCGAGGCGCGGGAAGATATTATCAACCATATTATCAAGGGCGGGTACGGAGTGCGAAAAATAAATTACAAACTCAAAGACTGGGTTTTTTCCCGCCAGCGTTACTGGGGCGAGCCGATTCCTGTGATTCATTGTGAAAAATGCGGTGTAGTTCCCGTTCCCGAGAAAGATCTGCCGGTTGAGTTGCCGAAAGTGAAATTTTATGAGCCGACTGATACGGGGGAGTCGCCTCTTGCGAATATCGAAAAGTGGGTGAATGTAAAATGCCCGAAGTGCAAGGGTCCTGCAAAGAGAGAAACGAATACCATGCCACAGTGGGCCGGTTCGAGCTGGTACTATCTTCGATACGAAGACCCGAAAAATAAAAAAGTTTTTGTAGATAAAGAAAAAGAAAAATATTGGTCTCCCGTCGATTTTTATGTTGGGGGGGCGGAGCATGCGACGAGACACCTTATCTACGCGCGGTTTTGGCACAAGTTTTTATTTGATTTAGGTTTGGTGAACTACCCAGAACCATTTTCGAGATTGCAAAATGTCGGACTTATTGGAGGAGCCGACGGGAGAAAAATGTCAAAAAGATTTGGAAATGTGGTGAATCCGGATAAAATGGTAGAACTTTACGGAGCAGATACCTTTAGAATGTACGAAATGTTTATGGGGCCTTTTGCGGACTCCATTCCCTGGTCAACGGAGGGGATGATTGGACCGAGGCGTTTTCTCGAAAAAGTGTGGCGACTTCGAGAAAAGATTCAGGATTCAGGATTCAAGATTCAAGAAAAGATGAAGTTGAAAGGCGATGAAAAACTGAAATCTGAGGTCTTACAACTTACAACTACTCTTCACAGAACAATCAAAAAAGTTGGCGAAGACATAGAAAATTTCAAGTTCAATACTGCCATTTCGACTCTTATGATACTTGCAAATGAGATGGAGAAAGAAGAGACCATTTCCAAAGAGGATTATGAGAAATTCCTCATTATCCTTGCACCTTTTGCTCCTCATATAACTGAAGAAATCTGGGAGAGTCTCGGACATCGTGAGTCAATTCACAATACGGACTGGCCGGTGTTTGATGAAAAGGCAATGGTGAGCGAAACAAAGATAATAATGATTCAGGTGGATGGAAAGGTGAGAGCTTCTCTCACAATTACCGGAGAAATGAGCGAGAAAAAAATCGAAGAAATGGCACTTGGAGCTAAGAATGTGGAAAAATGGATTTCTGGGAAGAAAATAAAGAAAGTGATTGTAGTCAAGGATAAAATAGTGAGCATTGTAACGGAAGAGCAGTTATAA
- a CDS encoding ATP-binding protein: protein MVLFRMTMDPKLIITNVGFVLAFILTMGLGFFVLLRGPKKTPNRIFFFLSVAHGIWEISYVIGINLHDSALSHLAFMGNLATLFIPVAMSHLVLNITDKLQKQKKVLLAFYAVASALTLFFSFFPYLFLGLSEPKLYLPNFFVPGKYYFVGDIFFFTALAYGMYQLFSSYRHADYALKNRLRYFLIAVVYSYTIGLVPEFLLYNIPIDPFASSFMALYMIPLAYSIIENNLIDINVIAKRALWYSLGVTAVALLITLVNALNDLLIERLPLFPHWLVPIFSGAVAVATGVGVWKKIREVDILKYEFINVVTHKFRTPLTQIKWSSEMLNSTTNEKEREEALSIIQNANSRLVELTTALVSLNDNDDNSYQYSFENVELGKLVKETIANLAIKVREKNIQITADIPDGLPYISGEKEHLQFAIRTIIDNALTYSASGEKVTVSLRQDKNALLLSVTDQGIGISKENLDLIFSKFFRSNEAKHTDTEGMGIGLFVTKNIVNRHRGKVFAKSEGVGLGSTFFLRLPIK from the coding sequence ATGGTATTATTCAGAATGACGATGGATCCGAAGCTCATAATCACAAACGTTGGTTTCGTCCTTGCCTTCATTCTCACTATGGGGCTCGGTTTTTTCGTGCTCCTTCGCGGACCGAAAAAAACGCCGAACCGCATTTTCTTTTTCCTAAGCGTCGCGCACGGAATTTGGGAAATTTCTTACGTTATCGGAATCAATCTTCATGATTCTGCTCTCTCACACCTCGCTTTCATGGGAAATCTTGCCACGCTTTTTATTCCTGTCGCAATGTCCCACCTGGTTCTCAACATTACCGATAAACTCCAAAAACAAAAAAAGGTTCTCCTCGCCTTCTACGCAGTGGCGTCCGCTCTCACTCTCTTTTTCTCCTTTTTTCCTTATCTGTTCCTCGGACTTTCAGAGCCGAAATTGTATCTTCCTAATTTCTTTGTTCCTGGAAAATATTATTTTGTGGGAGATATTTTCTTTTTCACAGCACTCGCCTACGGCATGTACCAATTGTTTTCGAGTTATCGCCATGCCGACTACGCGCTCAAAAATCGCCTCCGTTATTTTCTTATAGCGGTCGTGTACAGCTATACCATAGGCCTTGTGCCAGAATTCCTTCTTTACAACATTCCGATTGATCCTTTTGCTTCGTCCTTCATGGCTCTCTATATGATCCCTCTTGCATACTCGATTATTGAGAATAATCTAATTGATATCAACGTTATCGCGAAACGAGCTCTCTGGTACTCGCTCGGAGTCACGGCAGTGGCTCTTTTGATTACGCTTGTAAATGCTTTGAACGATCTTTTGATTGAGCGACTCCCGTTATTCCCGCATTGGCTCGTCCCGATCTTTTCTGGAGCGGTGGCAGTAGCCACAGGGGTAGGAGTATGGAAAAAAATCCGCGAAGTAGACATCCTCAAATACGAATTCATTAACGTCGTGACCCATAAATTCCGCACTCCGCTCACACAAATTAAATGGTCGTCAGAAATGTTGAATAGCACAACAAACGAAAAGGAACGCGAGGAAGCTCTCTCAATTATTCAAAACGCGAATTCCCGCTTGGTGGAACTTACGACCGCGCTCGTCTCACTCAACGATAATGATGACAACTCATATCAATACTCTTTTGAGAATGTTGAATTGGGAAAATTGGTGAAAGAAACCATTGCCAACTTAGCGATCAAAGTGCGAGAGAAAAATATCCAAATAACTGCGGACATCCCCGACGGCCTACCTTATATTTCTGGAGAAAAGGAACATTTGCAATTCGCCATACGCACCATCATCGACAATGCGCTCACCTATTCGGCATCCGGGGAAAAAGTAACCGTCTCTTTGAGACAGGATAAAAACGCTCTTCTTCTTTCGGTCACGGACCAGGGCATTGGCATATCAAAAGAAAATTTAGACCTAATATTTTCGAAATTTTTTAGAAGTAATGAAGCAAAACATACAGATACGGAGGGAATGGGCATAGGCCTCTTTGTTACAAAAAATATCGTGAATAGACATAGGGGTAAGGTCTTCGCGAAATCAGAAGGAGTGGGCCTCGGATCGACATTTTTTCTTCGGTTACCTATAAAATAA
- a CDS encoding DUF5671 domain-containing protein has translation MNTSEQNMSGSTGVRMSPKDFFLHLAAMVALYVSASSILILLFQIINVSFPDALQSYSYYYDPYSGAIRWSIASLIIIFPLYIFLTRALNNEYARNSEKRNLGVRKWLIYLTLFFAGAVMVGDLIVLLNTFLGGEISTRFILKTLSVFVVAVLIFGYYLRDIKSDGVLSMNERMIFRYGTIAFVLVAIVSGFVIMGSPQKQRLLQFDSQKTQDLQSIQWEVVQYWQQKQKLPDTLTELNDSIGGYFSPVDSQTKKPYEYMKTGAMTFTLCADFNTESKKEIQGVRSPTPIMLENDNWQHDKGRSCFERTIDPERYPPFVSDTTLYPKGQI, from the coding sequence ATGAATACTTCAGAACAAAATATGAGTGGGAGCACGGGAGTACGGATGTCTCCCAAGGATTTTTTTCTCCATTTAGCGGCGATGGTTGCGCTGTATGTGAGCGCCTCGAGCATTCTTATCCTTCTTTTTCAGATTATCAACGTCTCTTTCCCGGATGCTCTCCAGTCTTATAGCTACTATTATGATCCCTATAGCGGGGCGATTCGGTGGTCAATAGCATCGCTTATTATTATTTTTCCGCTCTATATTTTCCTCACCCGTGCCCTTAATAATGAGTACGCGAGGAACTCGGAAAAAAGGAATCTTGGGGTGCGCAAGTGGCTCATATATCTCACTCTCTTTTTTGCCGGGGCGGTTATGGTGGGGGATCTTATTGTCCTTCTCAACACTTTTTTGGGGGGAGAAATTTCGACCCGATTTATTTTAAAAACGCTTTCAGTTTTTGTCGTGGCGGTCCTCATTTTCGGGTATTATCTCCGTGACATCAAAAGCGACGGGGTTCTCTCGATGAATGAGAGAATGATTTTTCGATACGGAACAATCGCGTTTGTGCTAGTCGCAATCGTCTCCGGCTTTGTGATTATGGGGTCACCCCAAAAACAGCGCTTGCTTCAATTTGACAGTCAAAAGACGCAGGATTTGCAGAGTATTCAATGGGAGGTGGTTCAATATTGGCAACAAAAGCAGAAATTGCCGGATACTTTGACAGAGCTTAATGATTCTATAGGGGGGTATTTCTCGCCAGTGGATTCTCAAACCAAAAAACCGTATGAGTACATGAAAACGGGAGCGATGACGTTCACATTGTGCGCCGACTTTAATACCGAAAGCAAAAAAGAAATTCAGGGAGTGAGAAGCCCGACCCCGATTATGCTCGAAAACGATAATTGGCAGCATGACAAAGGACGCTCTTGCTTCGAAAGGACTATCGACCCTGAAAGATACCCACCCTTCGTGAGTGATACCACTCTCTATCCTAAAGGGCAGATCTAG
- a CDS encoding glycosyltransferase family 4 protein, with the protein MKKRILIFSLVYYPRYIGGAEVAMKEITDRVPSEEFEFDMITMRKHARAFERVGNINVYRVGGRWFGTGTQSSKIFPLSKYLYIFLAFGKALKLHSRNHYDLVWSLMANYAGFSALFFKMTHPKVPFLLTLQEGDPIEHIRKRVGIWNPLFKKIFARADHIQAISTFLKEWAWQEGAKCDVDVVPNGVDLQKFEIRNSKFEKNEEIRKKLGIKKSDVVLITASRLVEKNGVGDIIESMRYLGEDVKLLIAGAGPLEKNLTLHVTRYTLQNRVFFLGFVPHSDLPDFLHAGDIFVRPSLSEGMGNSFIEAMAAGLPVIATPVGGIPDFLSAGETGLFCNVNDPKSIAEKVTYLIEHPGARDLMAKNARKMVEEKYDWNFIAEKVKKIFETMTAT; encoded by the coding sequence ATGAAAAAACGCATTCTCATTTTTTCTCTCGTGTATTATCCTCGATATATTGGAGGCGCGGAGGTTGCTATGAAGGAGATCACCGACAGAGTGCCCTCGGAGGAGTTTGAGTTCGATATGATAACGATGCGCAAACATGCGAGAGCATTTGAGCGCGTCGGCAATATTAACGTGTATCGGGTCGGCGGACGATGGTTTGGCACCGGCACGCAGAGTTCGAAGATATTTCCTCTCTCAAAATACCTCTATATTTTTTTGGCTTTTGGGAAGGCCCTCAAGCTTCACAGTCGAAATCACTATGATCTCGTCTGGTCGCTCATGGCCAACTACGCGGGCTTTAGCGCTCTGTTTTTTAAGATGACTCATCCCAAAGTTCCGTTTCTTCTGACTCTTCAAGAAGGGGATCCGATCGAGCACATCAGAAAAAGAGTCGGAATATGGAATCCGCTTTTCAAAAAAATATTTGCGCGAGCGGACCACATACAGGCAATCTCGACATTTCTTAAAGAATGGGCGTGGCAGGAAGGGGCGAAGTGCGACGTGGATGTGGTGCCGAATGGAGTAGATCTCCAAAAATTCGAAATTCGAAATTCGAAATTCGAAAAAAACGAAGAGATAAGAAAAAAACTGGGAATAAAAAAGAGCGATGTCGTGCTTATTACTGCGTCGAGGCTTGTCGAAAAAAACGGAGTCGGAGATATTATTGAGTCAATGAGATATTTAGGAGAGGACGTAAAACTATTAATCGCAGGAGCGGGACCGCTGGAGAAAAATCTTACGTTACACGTTACACGTTACACGTTACAGAACAGAGTTTTCTTTCTCGGCTTTGTTCCTCATAGTGATTTGCCGGATTTTCTTCACGCTGGAGATATTTTTGTGCGCCCGTCGCTCTCCGAAGGCATGGGCAACTCTTTCATCGAAGCGATGGCGGCTGGGCTTCCGGTCATCGCAACTCCTGTCGGAGGGATACCGGATTTTTTGAGCGCCGGCGAGACCGGATTATTTTGCAACGTGAACGACCCCAAAAGCATTGCGGAGAAAGTCACCTACCTTATCGAGCATCCGGGGGCGCGCGACCTGATGGCTAAAAACGCCAGAAAAATGGTTGAAGAAAAATACGACTGGAACTTTATTGCCGAAAAAGTGAAAAAGATTTTCGAAACGATGACAGCCACGTAA
- a CDS encoding HAD hydrolase-like protein, with protein MKYLIFDFDGVLGDTMQSNLHTRINLGFVKNMDEAVLQMNRYFDNKPKHTRDQTLSQEEHKKFGVWIASFGNEVARLGFRMFDGFIEEIKKIPNKKIAVVSTGAGSYVLAPSLASGLNPTHVLTYENHHSKEEKIEMVCRDWGVSVKDVYYFTDSKADVYELENLLDRGKIIGCSWGYCGYDKLRELLPENQILKDFKDVHGALKEVDLQG; from the coding sequence ATGAAGTATCTGATTTTTGATTTTGACGGGGTTCTGGGAGATACTATGCAATCAAATTTGCACACTAGGATTAATCTAGGATTTGTTAAAAATATGGACGAAGCCGTATTACAGATGAACCGATATTTCGATAACAAGCCGAAACATACTCGAGACCAGACTTTGTCGCAAGAAGAGCACAAGAAATTTGGAGTTTGGATTGCGTCATTTGGGAATGAAGTTGCGCGATTGGGCTTCAGAATGTTCGACGGCTTTATAGAAGAAATCAAAAAAATTCCGAATAAAAAAATTGCTGTTGTTTCTACCGGAGCCGGCTCGTATGTTTTGGCGCCAAGTCTGGCTTCAGGACTTAATCCGACTCACGTTTTAACGTACGAAAACCACCATTCCAAGGAAGAAAAAATAGAAATGGTTTGCAGAGATTGGGGAGTGAGCGTGAAAGATGTTTACTATTTTACCGATAGCAAAGCGGACGTGTATGAGCTTGAAAATTTATTGGATAGGGGGAAGATTATTGGCTGTAGCTGGGGCTATTGCGGGTACGACAAGTTGCGAGAATTACTACCGGAAAATCAGATTCTCAAGGATTTTAAAGATGTGCATGGAGCCCTAAAAGAGGTTGATTTACAAGGCTAA
- the metK gene encoding methionine adenosyltransferase, whose amino-acid sequence MISKLRTAESVTPSHPDKICDQISDAVLDACLKDDPRTRAAIEVLGGHGIITVTGELTTSTWVNIRKVAKEIYRDCGYEEEIGVTVNVVEQSPEIKKGVDNEGAGDQGIMVGYATNETHEMLPLEVMLARRLTKAMGRHDGKSQVTTENGKVVKIVTSLCSSGDMSDVKLDEVIKKEFVKFLPSDIKNIKDIWLKNPNGSWTIGGFHADTGLTGRKLAVDNYGPHIPLGGGAFSGKDATKVDRSAAYMARKIAVDYLKKKGANEVYVHIAYAIGVAEPLMAVVTLDGVQEKIKGYDLRPRAIIKFLDLTKPQFRETAKHGHFGNGFSWDK is encoded by the coding sequence ATGATTTCTAAACTTCGCACAGCAGAATCGGTTACCCCCTCTCACCCCGACAAAATTTGCGATCAAATATCGGATGCGGTTTTAGACGCCTGCCTCAAAGACGACCCGAGAACGAGAGCGGCAATCGAGGTATTGGGCGGTCACGGCATCATTACCGTCACTGGAGAATTAACCACTTCAACTTGGGTCAATATCAGGAAGGTCGCTAAGGAAATTTATCGCGATTGCGGATACGAAGAGGAAATCGGGGTGACCGTAAACGTGGTAGAACAGAGTCCGGAGATAAAAAAAGGAGTGGACAATGAAGGAGCGGGAGACCAGGGCATCATGGTGGGCTACGCAACAAATGAGACCCACGAAATGCTCCCTCTGGAAGTGATGCTTGCTCGTAGGCTCACGAAAGCCATGGGACGACACGACGGCAAGAGCCAGGTGACTACCGAAAACGGCAAGGTGGTGAAAATTGTCACATCCCTTTGCTCGAGCGGAGACATGAGCGACGTTAAACTTGACGAGGTGATTAAAAAAGAATTTGTAAAATTTTTGCCTTCGGATATCAAAAATATAAAAGACATCTGGCTCAAAAATCCGAATGGCTCATGGACTATCGGTGGCTTCCACGCTGACACGGGGCTGACGGGTAGAAAACTTGCGGTTGACAACTATGGTCCTCACATTCCACTCGGAGGCGGAGCTTTCTCCGGCAAAGACGCGACAAAAGTTGACCGAAGCGCGGCATACATGGCGCGAAAAATCGCAGTGGATTACCTAAAAAAGAAGGGAGCAAATGAAGTGTATGTGCACATAGCATACGCGATTGGAGTTGCAGAACCGCTCATGGCCGTGGTCACTCTAGACGGAGTCCAAGAAAAAATAAAAGGATATGATCTCCGCCCCAGAGCAATCATCAAGTTTCTTGATTTAACAAAACCTCAATTTCGAGAGACCGCTAAACACGGGCATTTTGGGAATGGATTTTCTTGGGACAAGTAG